One genomic region from Balaenoptera acutorostrata chromosome 1, mBalAcu1.1, whole genome shotgun sequence encodes:
- the GABPB2 gene encoding GA-binding protein subunit beta-2 isoform X2 codes for MSLVDLGKRLLEAARKGQDDEVRTLMANGAPFTTDWLGTSPLHLAAQYGHYSTAEVLLRAGVSRDARTKVDRTPLHMAAADGHAHIVELLVRNGADVNAKDMLKMTALHWATEHHHRDVVELLIKYGADVHAFSKFDKSAFDIALEKNNAEILVILQEAMQNQVNANPERANPVTMGTPFIFTSGEVVNLASLVSSASTKTTSANSEEIIEGNSVDSSIQQVVGSGGQRVITIVTDGVPLGNIQTAIPTGGIGQPFIVTMQDGQQVLTVPAGQVAEETVIEEEAEEAEKLPLTKKPRIEEMTNSVEESKEGTERELLQQQLQEANRRAQEYRHQLLKKEQEAEQYRLKLEAMARQQPNGVDFTMVEEVAEVDAVVVTEGEMEERETEMTGAVGTTEPHTGVSMETVST; via the exons TGCTAGAAGCAGCAAGAAAAGGCCAAGATGATGAAGTGAGAACATTGATGGCAAATGGTGCCCCATTCACCACAGACTGG CTTGGAACATCACCCCTCCACCTTGCAGCCCAGTATGGTCATTATTCCACAGCAGAAGTGCTCCTTCGAGCAGGCGTTAGCAGGGATGCCCGGACCAAAGTGGACAGGACTCCCTTGCACATGGCTGCAGCTGATGGACATGCACACATCGTGGAACTACTTGTTAGG AATGGTGCAGATGTGAATGCCAAGGACATGCTGAAGATGACAGCTTTGCACTGGGCCACAGAGCACCACCATCGAGATGTTGTAGAACTACTTATCAAATATGGAGCTGATGTCCATGCTTTCAGCAAGTTTGATAAATCTGCCTTTGACATAGCCCTGGAGAAAAACAATGCTGAGATTCTGGTCATCCTTCAG GAAGCAATGCAGAATCAGGTGAATGCTAATCCTGAGAGAGCCAACCCTGTGACTATGGGTACCCCATTCATCTTCACGTCAGGAGAAGTTGTCAACCTCGCAAGCCTTGTTTCTTCAGCCAGCACCAAAACAACCTCAG CTAATTCAGAGGAAATCATAGAAGGAAATTCTGTTGACTCATCAATCCAGCAAGTGGTGGGGAGTGGAGGCCAGAGGGTCATCACCATAGTGACCGATGGAGTCCCTCTGGGTAATATCCAAACTGCAATCCCTACTGGAGGCATTGGCCAGCCATTTATTGTAACTATGCAAGATGGACAGCAAG TTCTAACTGTACCTGCTGGTCAGGTTGCAGAGGAGACTGTCATTGAAGAAGAGgcagaagaagcagagaaattGCCACTGACTAAGAAACCAAGGATAGAAGAGATGACAAACAGTGTGGAGGAAAGCAAG GAAGGCACTGAAAGAGAGCTACTTCAGCAGCAACTCCAGGAGGCTAATCGAAGAGCCCAGGAATACCGACACCAGCTCCTAAAGAAAGAGCAGGAGGCAGAACAGTACCGCCTCAAGCTAGAGGCCATGGCCCGACAGCAGCCCAATGGAGTTGATTTCACCATGGTTGAAGAGGTGGCTGAGGTAGATGCTGTAGTAGTTACAGAGggggagatggaggagagagagacagaaatgacTGGAGCA
- the GABPB2 gene encoding GA-binding protein subunit beta-2 isoform X1 — MSLVDLGKRLLEAARKGQDDEVRTLMANGAPFTTDWLGTSPLHLAAQYGHYSTAEVLLRAGVSRDARTKVDRTPLHMAAADGHAHIVELLVRNGADVNAKDMLKMTALHWATEHHHRDVVELLIKYGADVHAFSKFDKSAFDIALEKNNAEILVILQEAMQNQVNANPERANPVTMGTPFIFTSGEVVNLASLVSSASTKTTSGDPHASSTVHFSNSTTSVLATLAALAEASAPLCNSHRATANSEEIIEGNSVDSSIQQVVGSGGQRVITIVTDGVPLGNIQTAIPTGGIGQPFIVTMQDGQQVLTVPAGQVAEETVIEEEAEEAEKLPLTKKPRIEEMTNSVEESKEGTERELLQQQLQEANRRAQEYRHQLLKKEQEAEQYRLKLEAMARQQPNGVDFTMVEEVAEVDAVVVTEGEMEERETEMTGAVGTTEPHTGVSMETVST, encoded by the exons TGCTAGAAGCAGCAAGAAAAGGCCAAGATGATGAAGTGAGAACATTGATGGCAAATGGTGCCCCATTCACCACAGACTGG CTTGGAACATCACCCCTCCACCTTGCAGCCCAGTATGGTCATTATTCCACAGCAGAAGTGCTCCTTCGAGCAGGCGTTAGCAGGGATGCCCGGACCAAAGTGGACAGGACTCCCTTGCACATGGCTGCAGCTGATGGACATGCACACATCGTGGAACTACTTGTTAGG AATGGTGCAGATGTGAATGCCAAGGACATGCTGAAGATGACAGCTTTGCACTGGGCCACAGAGCACCACCATCGAGATGTTGTAGAACTACTTATCAAATATGGAGCTGATGTCCATGCTTTCAGCAAGTTTGATAAATCTGCCTTTGACATAGCCCTGGAGAAAAACAATGCTGAGATTCTGGTCATCCTTCAG GAAGCAATGCAGAATCAGGTGAATGCTAATCCTGAGAGAGCCAACCCTGTGACTATGGGTACCCCATTCATCTTCACGTCAGGAGAAGTTGTCAACCTCGCAAGCCTTGTTTCTTCAGCCAGCACCAAAACAACCTCAG GTGACCCCCATGCCTCCTCAACAGTACACTTCTCAAATTCTACCACCTCAGTGCTGGCCACCCTTGCAGCTCTTGCTGAGGCATCAGCCCCCCTCTGCAACTCACACAGAGCCACAG CTAATTCAGAGGAAATCATAGAAGGAAATTCTGTTGACTCATCAATCCAGCAAGTGGTGGGGAGTGGAGGCCAGAGGGTCATCACCATAGTGACCGATGGAGTCCCTCTGGGTAATATCCAAACTGCAATCCCTACTGGAGGCATTGGCCAGCCATTTATTGTAACTATGCAAGATGGACAGCAAG TTCTAACTGTACCTGCTGGTCAGGTTGCAGAGGAGACTGTCATTGAAGAAGAGgcagaagaagcagagaaattGCCACTGACTAAGAAACCAAGGATAGAAGAGATGACAAACAGTGTGGAGGAAAGCAAG GAAGGCACTGAAAGAGAGCTACTTCAGCAGCAACTCCAGGAGGCTAATCGAAGAGCCCAGGAATACCGACACCAGCTCCTAAAGAAAGAGCAGGAGGCAGAACAGTACCGCCTCAAGCTAGAGGCCATGGCCCGACAGCAGCCCAATGGAGTTGATTTCACCATGGTTGAAGAGGTGGCTGAGGTAGATGCTGTAGTAGTTACAGAGggggagatggaggagagagagacagaaatgacTGGAGCA
- the GABPB2 gene encoding GA-binding protein subunit beta-2 isoform X3, with protein sequence MSLVDLGKRLLEAARKGQDDEVRTLMANGAPFTTDWNGADVNAKDMLKMTALHWATEHHHRDVVELLIKYGADVHAFSKFDKSAFDIALEKNNAEILVILQEAMQNQVNANPERANPVTMGTPFIFTSGEVVNLASLVSSASTKTTSGDPHASSTVHFSNSTTSVLATLAALAEASAPLCNSHRATANSEEIIEGNSVDSSIQQVVGSGGQRVITIVTDGVPLGNIQTAIPTGGIGQPFIVTMQDGQQVLTVPAGQVAEETVIEEEAEEAEKLPLTKKPRIEEMTNSVEESKEGTERELLQQQLQEANRRAQEYRHQLLKKEQEAEQYRLKLEAMARQQPNGVDFTMVEEVAEVDAVVVTEGEMEERETEMTGAVGTTEPHTGVSMETVST encoded by the exons TGCTAGAAGCAGCAAGAAAAGGCCAAGATGATGAAGTGAGAACATTGATGGCAAATGGTGCCCCATTCACCACAGACTGG AATGGTGCAGATGTGAATGCCAAGGACATGCTGAAGATGACAGCTTTGCACTGGGCCACAGAGCACCACCATCGAGATGTTGTAGAACTACTTATCAAATATGGAGCTGATGTCCATGCTTTCAGCAAGTTTGATAAATCTGCCTTTGACATAGCCCTGGAGAAAAACAATGCTGAGATTCTGGTCATCCTTCAG GAAGCAATGCAGAATCAGGTGAATGCTAATCCTGAGAGAGCCAACCCTGTGACTATGGGTACCCCATTCATCTTCACGTCAGGAGAAGTTGTCAACCTCGCAAGCCTTGTTTCTTCAGCCAGCACCAAAACAACCTCAG GTGACCCCCATGCCTCCTCAACAGTACACTTCTCAAATTCTACCACCTCAGTGCTGGCCACCCTTGCAGCTCTTGCTGAGGCATCAGCCCCCCTCTGCAACTCACACAGAGCCACAG CTAATTCAGAGGAAATCATAGAAGGAAATTCTGTTGACTCATCAATCCAGCAAGTGGTGGGGAGTGGAGGCCAGAGGGTCATCACCATAGTGACCGATGGAGTCCCTCTGGGTAATATCCAAACTGCAATCCCTACTGGAGGCATTGGCCAGCCATTTATTGTAACTATGCAAGATGGACAGCAAG TTCTAACTGTACCTGCTGGTCAGGTTGCAGAGGAGACTGTCATTGAAGAAGAGgcagaagaagcagagaaattGCCACTGACTAAGAAACCAAGGATAGAAGAGATGACAAACAGTGTGGAGGAAAGCAAG GAAGGCACTGAAAGAGAGCTACTTCAGCAGCAACTCCAGGAGGCTAATCGAAGAGCCCAGGAATACCGACACCAGCTCCTAAAGAAAGAGCAGGAGGCAGAACAGTACCGCCTCAAGCTAGAGGCCATGGCCCGACAGCAGCCCAATGGAGTTGATTTCACCATGGTTGAAGAGGTGGCTGAGGTAGATGCTGTAGTAGTTACAGAGggggagatggaggagagagagacagaaatgacTGGAGCA
- the GABPB2 gene encoding GA-binding protein subunit beta-2 isoform X4: MSLVDLGKRLLEAARKGQDDEVRTLMANGAPFTTDWNGADVNAKDMLKMTALHWATEHHHRDVVELLIKYGADVHAFSKFDKSAFDIALEKNNAEILVILQEAMQNQVNANPERANPVTMGTPFIFTSGEVVNLASLVSSASTKTTSANSEEIIEGNSVDSSIQQVVGSGGQRVITIVTDGVPLGNIQTAIPTGGIGQPFIVTMQDGQQVLTVPAGQVAEETVIEEEAEEAEKLPLTKKPRIEEMTNSVEESKEGTERELLQQQLQEANRRAQEYRHQLLKKEQEAEQYRLKLEAMARQQPNGVDFTMVEEVAEVDAVVVTEGEMEERETEMTGAVGTTEPHTGVSMETVST, encoded by the exons TGCTAGAAGCAGCAAGAAAAGGCCAAGATGATGAAGTGAGAACATTGATGGCAAATGGTGCCCCATTCACCACAGACTGG AATGGTGCAGATGTGAATGCCAAGGACATGCTGAAGATGACAGCTTTGCACTGGGCCACAGAGCACCACCATCGAGATGTTGTAGAACTACTTATCAAATATGGAGCTGATGTCCATGCTTTCAGCAAGTTTGATAAATCTGCCTTTGACATAGCCCTGGAGAAAAACAATGCTGAGATTCTGGTCATCCTTCAG GAAGCAATGCAGAATCAGGTGAATGCTAATCCTGAGAGAGCCAACCCTGTGACTATGGGTACCCCATTCATCTTCACGTCAGGAGAAGTTGTCAACCTCGCAAGCCTTGTTTCTTCAGCCAGCACCAAAACAACCTCAG CTAATTCAGAGGAAATCATAGAAGGAAATTCTGTTGACTCATCAATCCAGCAAGTGGTGGGGAGTGGAGGCCAGAGGGTCATCACCATAGTGACCGATGGAGTCCCTCTGGGTAATATCCAAACTGCAATCCCTACTGGAGGCATTGGCCAGCCATTTATTGTAACTATGCAAGATGGACAGCAAG TTCTAACTGTACCTGCTGGTCAGGTTGCAGAGGAGACTGTCATTGAAGAAGAGgcagaagaagcagagaaattGCCACTGACTAAGAAACCAAGGATAGAAGAGATGACAAACAGTGTGGAGGAAAGCAAG GAAGGCACTGAAAGAGAGCTACTTCAGCAGCAACTCCAGGAGGCTAATCGAAGAGCCCAGGAATACCGACACCAGCTCCTAAAGAAAGAGCAGGAGGCAGAACAGTACCGCCTCAAGCTAGAGGCCATGGCCCGACAGCAGCCCAATGGAGTTGATTTCACCATGGTTGAAGAGGTGGCTGAGGTAGATGCTGTAGTAGTTACAGAGggggagatggaggagagagagacagaaatgacTGGAGCA